The Agreia sp. COWG nucleotide sequence ACCTGGTGGGGAGGAGGGCTGGCAGATGTCGCTCGGGCCCCGGTCGTTCTGGATGTGGCCAGTCGCGTCGTTTACTCGCCGCACGACTACCCGGAGAGCGTCTCTCACCAAGCCTGGTTCGATGCGGCCGACTACCCTGCGAACCTCAAGACCGTCTGGGACGACAACTGGGGGTACATCGCTCGCGAGAACATCGCGCCCGTGCTGCTCGGTGAGTTCGGAACCCGTTACGAGTCGGCGTCCGACAGGCAGTGGCTGGGTGCGCTCGTCGACTATCTCGATCGCAACGGCCTCAGCTTCTCCTACTGGTCATTCAACCCGAACAGCGGCGACACGGGCGGCCTCGTCGCCGACGACTGGGTGACGCCGCAGACCGACAAGCTCGACGCGCTGGCACCGATCCTTCCGGGGGCCACGCCCGCGTCGACTCCGACCGTTCCCGCACCAGCACCAGCACCAGCACCGGCGCCGGCGCCGACGCCGACGCACGTTCCCCCGACCGGCGAGCCGACGCATCCGGTCGAGCCTTCGCCCGGCTCCGGTGCAGCCGATTCGGTGACGGCGAGGCTCGCGGTGCAGAGCGAGTGGTCAGAAGGATATGTCGCCGAAATCGCACTGACTGCATCGCGGCCGGTCGACGCGTGGACCATCTCGTGGAGCGATCCGACGGCGACGGCAATCGACAACGCCTGGGGCATGGATTGTGAAGTTCGGAGTGCCCGCATCACGTGTCGGGGCGTCGACTGGGCGGTGCCCATCGGGCCCGGTCACGACGCGAGGGTCGGCGTGCAGGTGCGTGCCCAGGGCGCCCCATCGCCTCCGGTGGAAGTGACCGTGGGCACACCCTGACGACCTCGAGCGCCGGCCGTCGGTCTTCGGCGAGTCAGCCCGTGCGATCGGCCAGCAGGCGTTCCATGTAGTCGATCTCGCCGGACTGCGCGAACACGATAGCGCGGGCGAGCGTGCTGACCAGAGGGTGCTCACTGCGCTCGAGCACGCCGTCCGCCATCTCGACTCCGCCGCGATGGTGAGCGAGCATCAGCGTGAGAAAGAGCACCTCGGCCCCCGCTTCGTCGGCGGTGCGGAGGCGATCGAGGTCGGCGGTGCTCGCCATGCCCGGCATCGGTCTCGACGCGGCATTGAGCGCGCTCTCGGCAGAACCCGTCTGATCGTGGGCGTGTCCAGCCCCCGCCGACCCATCCAGGGGCGGCTCCGACATCCACGACATCGCGGGCGTCGGGCTGGCCTGGGGGAGGCCCCAGTCGTTCAGCCAGGCATACATCTGGCCGGACTGCTGGGCCTGCGAGGTGGCGATGTCGTAGGCGAGGCTTCTGATCTCGGGGTCGTCCGAGCGGTCCCGCACGATCAGCGCCATCTCCACGGCCTGGTTGTGGTGCTGCTGCATGTCGCGCGCGAAACCCGCCTCTGCACTCGACGAAGCCGGATCTGAAGCGCGCTCCGCGAGCAACCAGCCCCCGACGAGTCCGATGCACAAGACCAGCAGGCTTGCGATGGCGGCCGCCGCGGTGAGACGCCAGCGAGACGGCGCGGTCGCACGCACCGAGTCGGTCACGCCACGCGACCCGGAGCATCGATGCCACCGGTGCAGGCCGCCCCGGGTTCGGGTGCGTCGTTGCTGCGCCAGAACCGGTCGATGAAGAGCGCCAGGCGGGGATCGTCGGCGTTCTCGAGGGCGATCTGCGCGCCCCAGGCGCTGGCCACGATGGGCGAGTCGAGGTCATCGACGGGCGACACCACGATGTAGGAATCGGGGAGCGTCGATCGCACCCTCTCGAGTGCGGCCTCGTCGAGCTGCGCAGGATCGTATGCAACCCACACCGCGCCGTGCTCGAGGGCGTGCACGGCGTTCTCGTTCGGCACGGACTCGGTGTAGACGCCGCAGTTGAGCCAGCGGGCGGCGTGATCCCCGCCCACGGGGGGATTCTGCGGGTAATCCACGGCGGTGGTGACGTGGTTCGCGGTGAGGCCCGGGTAGGTCTGCAGGCCGTCGATGGCGATCGACGATGGATCGGGCTTCGGCGTCGCGCTGGTGACGACGAAGCCGATGAGAAGGCCGAGAACGGCCACGGCGGCCACCGAACCGGTGATGATCCCTATGAGGCGCTGTCGTTTCTGCCGCTGCTGCGCCTTGCGGAACGCCGCGAGTTTGACCTCGCGGTCGGCGGCACGCTGCTGTTTGACCGTCAACGTGGGGGATGTGGTGTTCGTGGGGGCGGTGTCTTCGGGTGGCGGGGTCACGTCTCTCGATTCCATCGGAGTCCTGGGTTGTAGCTACAACCCTCGAAGTGAGCCTACCCGCCCCCGAATTTGGCGCCGGCATCCGATGTTGCAACCATGGAGCCGAACAACGATTCTCACCTCGTTGCCCATGCCGCGTCACCGACAGGAGTGCGAATGCTCACCGACTTCCTCCAGACCGAGCTCGCGCGGGTCATCGTCGGCGCGATTCTGGCCGCCGCCGCGGCCGTCGTGGTGGTGCTCGTCGTGGCCCTCGTGTTCCGGGTGGCAGCCCGGCACCGGCCGTGGGCAAGGCAGCTGGTCGATCGGGCGCGGCGCTCGTTCCGCGCAGCACTGATCGTCATATTCGTGTGGATCTCGCTCGGGATCACCGTGACCGACGAGACGGCCGGTCCACTCGTCGCCCTCGTGATGCGCATCCTGTGCATCGTCGCCGTGGCCTGGTTCGTCGGGGCAATCGTGATCTTCCTCGAAGATCTCGGCCTGGCCAAGTACCGGATCGACACCCCAGACAACAGGGTCGCGCGGCGCGTGCGCACCCAGGTGCTGATCCTTCGACGTCTCAGCATCGTGGTGATCGTCATCGTCGCACTCGGATCGGTGCTGCTGTCTTTTCCCGGCGCCCAGACCTTCGGAACCAGCCTGCTCGCCTCGGCCGGCCTGCTATCGATCATCGCCGGCCTCGCCGTGCAGTCGAGCCTGTCGAATGTCTTCTCTGGAATGCAACTGGCCTTCAGCGATGCCATCAGGGTCGATGACGTCGTGATCGTCGAGGGCGAGTGGGGCCGGGTCGAAGAGATCACCCTCACTTATGTGGTCGTGCACATCTGGGACGACCGCCGCATGATCCTGCCGTCGACCTACTTCACGTCGAAGCCCTACCAGAACTGGACCAGGCGCAATTCGGAGCTTCTCGGCAGCGTGGAGTTCGACCTCGACTGGCGGGTCACCCCGCAGCACATGCGAGAGGAACTCGACAGGGTGCTCAGCAGAACGCCGCTCTGGGACAAGCGGGTGAGTGTCTTGCAGGTGACGGACGCGACGGGCGGCTACGTGCGCATCCGAATACTCGTCAGTGCGGTCGACGCCCCCGCGTTGTTCGACCTGCGCTGTTTTGTGCGAGAGGAGCTCGTGACCTGGCTGCACGAGCAGAGCCCGGTGTCGCTGCCTCGCGTCAGGGTGCAGCCGACCGACGTCGCCGACATGCGAAAGCCCTCCCTTGAACCGGAGCCGAACACCGGTGCGGGAGGGCTGTTCAGCGGCGATCCGGAGGCTGAGAGCCGCGGCAATCTCTTCACGGGGCGCATCGACGTCGTACCGGAGGAGGACCGCCGCTGAGACGGAAGGGTCCTGCGAGCTCAGACCAGCGGGGTGGCCGGTGCCTCGGAGGCGAAGAGCGAGGTCACGCCGCGGCGCAGCTGCACGGCGACCACGATGAACATGACGCCGAAGATGA carries:
- a CDS encoding cellulase family glycosylhydrolase, with the protein product MTPATAIGRRFSRLRVSRGPRALVGATVLIASLLLGSAVGASPAVARGELANPAAAQKRDAVITAPMRTEGSSIIDSSGTPVIIRSVSWFGMETSNCAPHGLWSISLDEGMASIASMGFNTIRLPFSNQCLAQSTTSSIDSTKNPDLASLTPLQLMDRVVAAASSHGLAVILDRHRPDSSAQSELWYTADYSEARWIADWTMLAARYASVPSVIGVDLHNEPHGSACWGCGDASVDWRAAATRAGNAVLAANPGLLVVVEGVERQADGSNTWWGGGLADVARAPVVLDVASRVVYSPHDYPESVSHQAWFDAADYPANLKTVWDDNWGYIARENIAPVLLGEFGTRYESASDRQWLGALVDYLDRNGLSFSYWSFNPNSGDTGGLVADDWVTPQTDKLDALAPILPGATPASTPTVPAPAPAPAPAPAPTPTHVPPTGEPTHPVEPSPGSGAADSVTARLAVQSEWSEGYVAEIALTASRPVDAWTISWSDPTATAIDNAWGMDCEVRSARITCRGVDWAVPIGPGHDARVGVQVRAQGAPSPPVEVTVGTP
- a CDS encoding DUF305 domain-containing protein; this translates as MTDSVRATAPSRWRLTAAAAIASLLVLCIGLVGGWLLAERASDPASSSAEAGFARDMQQHHNQAVEMALIVRDRSDDPEIRSLAYDIATSQAQQSGQMYAWLNDWGLPQASPTPAMSWMSEPPLDGSAGAGHAHDQTGSAESALNAASRPMPGMASTADLDRLRTADEAGAEVLFLTLMLAHHRGGVEMADGVLERSEHPLVSTLARAIVFAQSGEIDYMERLLADRTG
- a CDS encoding DUF3105 domain-containing protein — encoded protein: MTPPPEDTAPTNTTSPTLTVKQQRAADREVKLAAFRKAQQRQKRQRLIGIITGSVAAVAVLGLLIGFVVTSATPKPDPSSIAIDGLQTYPGLTANHVTTAVDYPQNPPVGGDHAARWLNCGVYTESVPNENAVHALEHGAVWVAYDPAQLDEAALERVRSTLPDSYIVVSPVDDLDSPIVASAWGAQIALENADDPRLALFIDRFWRSNDAPEPGAACTGGIDAPGRVA
- a CDS encoding mechanosensitive ion channel family protein; the protein is MLTDFLQTELARVIVGAILAAAAAVVVVLVVALVFRVAARHRPWARQLVDRARRSFRAALIVIFVWISLGITVTDETAGPLVALVMRILCIVAVAWFVGAIVIFLEDLGLAKYRIDTPDNRVARRVRTQVLILRRLSIVVIVIVALGSVLLSFPGAQTFGTSLLASAGLLSIIAGLAVQSSLSNVFSGMQLAFSDAIRVDDVVIVEGEWGRVEEITLTYVVVHIWDDRRMILPSTYFTSKPYQNWTRRNSELLGSVEFDLDWRVTPQHMREELDRVLSRTPLWDKRVSVLQVTDATGGYVRIRILVSAVDAPALFDLRCFVREELVTWLHEQSPVSLPRVRVQPTDVADMRKPSLEPEPNTGAGGLFSGDPEAESRGNLFTGRIDVVPEEDRR